A single Mangifera indica cultivar Alphonso chromosome 20, CATAS_Mindica_2.1, whole genome shotgun sequence DNA region contains:
- the LOC123204588 gene encoding exocyst complex component EXO70B1, translating to MATTTTGINTAGEDRVLATAQQIVNSLNTPKEVREDMLLIFSSFDNRLSNIGDLVRSESSGPHRFESLEKFILHWDCNSNWEDSPADAAEYLGAVDEILQMMDDLSVRNENEIMDRAESAIQIAMSRLEDEFRHILIRNTIPLDADHLYGSIRRVSLSFAANDGEIDEEFESFGEVGDGSVRFHERGASLGDDVCVDLINADALVELKEIADRMLRSGYEKECVQAYSNVRRDALDECSVILGVEKLSIEEVQKIEWSSLDEKMKKWIQAIKIAVRVLLSGEKRLCDHIFNEFESTKVVCFNETVKGCVMQLLIFAEAVAIGKRSSEKLFRILDMYDALADVLPDLQAMVIDEFVCSEVDGVLNGLGEAAKGTFAEFENAVQSETSKKPMQSGEIHPLTRYVMNYVKLLVDYSETLNRLLENDEIKADALQNDGDNLENMSPIARRLLLLLTSLESNIEEKSKLYDDSAMQHIFLMNNILYIVQKVKDSELRKLLGDNWVRKRRGQVRQYATSYLRASWSRALSCLKDEGIGGGSSNASKVALKERFKSFNLCFEEIYRAQTAWRVPDPQLREELRISISEKVIPAYRSFMGRFRGQLESGRHSGKYIKYTPEDLETYLLDLFEGSPGVLHHLRRKST from the coding sequence ATGGCGACCACCACCACCGGTATAAATACCGCCGGTGAGGACCGAGTCTTGGCCACGGCCCAGCAGATCGTGAACAGCCTTAACACTCCTAAAGAAGTTCGTGAAGACATGCTTTTGATCTTCTCGAGCTTCGATAATCGTCTGTCTAACATCGGGGATTTGGTCAGAAGTGAGTCCAGTGGTCCCCACCGGTTTGAATCGTTGGAGAAGTTCATTCTCCATTGGGACTGTAACTCCAACTGGGAGGATTCTCCGGCCGATGCCGCGGAGTACCTCGGAGCCGTTGACGAGATTTTGCAGATGATGGATGACTTGTCTGTTCGAAACGAGAACGAGATTATGGACCGGGCGGAGAGCGCGATCCAGATAGCTATGTCGCGATTGGAGGATGAGTTTCGTCATATCTTGATCCGAAACACGATTCCTCTTGATGCGGATCATTTGTACGGATCGATTAGACGGGTTTCTTTGTCTTTCGCTGCTAATGATGGGGAAATCGATGAGGAGTTTGAGAGCTTCGGGGAAGTGGGTGATGGGAGTGTGAGGTTTCACGAGAGAGGAGCGAGTTTAGGTGATGACGTGTGCGTGGATTTGATTAATGCTGATGCGCTTGTTGAATTGAAAGAGATTGCTGATAGAATGTTAAGGTCGGGTTATGAGAAAGAGTGTGTTCAGGCTTATAGTAATGTTAGGCGTGACGCATTGGATGAGTGTTCGGTTATTCTTGGTGTTGAGAAATTGAGTATTGAAGAAGTGCAGAAGATTGAGTGGAGTTCTTTGGATGAGAAGATGAAGAAGTGGATACAAGCTATTAAAATCGCAGTTAGGGTTCTTTTGAGTGGTGAAAAGAGGCTTTGCGATCATATTTTCAATGAGTTTGAATCCACAAAAGTGGTTTGTTTTAATGAAACTGTCAAAGGGTGTGTGATGCAGTTGTTGATTTTTGCTGAGGCTGTGGCCATAGGAAAAAGGTCGTCTGAGAAGTTGTTTAGGATTTTGGATATGTATGATGCTTTGGCTGATGTTTTGCCAGACCTGCAGGCAATGGTAATTGATGAGTTTGTTTGTAGTGAGGTTGATGGGGTTTTAAATGGACTGGGCGAGGCTGCCAAAGGGACTTTTGCAGAGTTTGAGAATGCTGTGCAAAGTGAAACTTCCAAGAAACCTATGCAGAGTGGAGAGATTCATCCACTTACTCGTTATGTAATGAATTATGTGAAACTGCTTGTGGATTATAGTGAGACTCTCAATCGTCTGTtggaaaatgatgaaatcaaaGCAGATGCTTTGCAGAATGATGGAGATAATTTGGAGAATATGTCTCCAATTGCACGCAGATTGTTGTTATTGTTGACGTCTTTGGAATCAAATATTGAGGAGAAATCCAAACTTTACGATGATAGTGCCATGCAACatatatttttgatgaataatattctttatatagTGCAAAAAGTGAAGGATTCTGAGCTTAGGAAACTTTTGGGAGATAATTGGGTTCGCAAAAGGCGTGGTCAGGTACGCCAGTATGCCACAAGTTATCTTAGGGCTTCTTGGAGCAGGGCCTTGTCTTGTTTGAAGGATGAAGGAATCGGTGGGGGCTCCAGTAATGCCTCTAAGGTGGCCTTGAAGGAGAGATTTAAGAGCTTCAATCTGTgttttgaagaaatatatagGGCTCAGACTGCTTGGAGGGTCCCAGATCCTCAACTTCGCGAAGAACTTAGGATTTCAATATCAGAGAAAGTGATTCCAGCTTACCGCTCGTTTATGGGAAGATTTAGGGGTCAGCTGGAGAGTGGAAGGCATTCTGGGAAATATATAAAGTACACACCAGAGGATTTAGAGACTTATTTATTGGATTTGTTTGAAGGATCTCCTGGCGTTCTTCATCATCTGAGAAGAAAGAGTACATAG